Proteins encoded in a region of the Halothiobacillus diazotrophicus genome:
- the ccoP gene encoding cytochrome-c oxidase, cbb3-type subunit III: MSQTPENKKGQVETTGHVWDGDLREYNNPLPRWWLWAFYGTIVFAVVYWILYPAWPYAGTFTKGIETVSFTVQDKDGKTSTVTEHWNSRALFNKDMESSPSALAQKEWLAKVKDMSFAQIAANPDTLNFATSMGHALFGDHCAACHGTGGQGVLSVNPDGSYPNLTDNNWIHGDSYEKIVSDITNGIHGNMPAFGALFKGEKLNDLAQYVLSLSHQEGVNEEAANRGKASFATCAGCHGANGQGNQMIGAPNLTDKVWDFVDVPGAKTIDEKVKLVEGVIDHGLQHQMPKFGDRLSPEQIRLLAVYVRQLGGS, encoded by the coding sequence ATGAGTCAGACGCCAGAAAATAAGAAAGGTCAGGTCGAGACCACCGGTCACGTGTGGGACGGTGATCTGCGTGAGTACAACAACCCGCTGCCGCGCTGGTGGCTGTGGGCCTTCTACGGCACGATCGTCTTCGCGGTTGTCTATTGGATCCTGTACCCCGCCTGGCCGTATGCCGGCACCTTCACCAAGGGGATCGAAACGGTATCGTTCACCGTGCAGGACAAGGATGGCAAGACATCCACGGTGACCGAGCACTGGAACAGCCGTGCCTTGTTCAACAAGGACATGGAGTCCAGTCCCTCTGCATTGGCCCAGAAGGAGTGGCTGGCCAAGGTGAAGGACATGAGCTTTGCTCAGATCGCCGCCAATCCGGATACCCTGAACTTCGCCACCTCCATGGGTCATGCCCTGTTCGGCGACCACTGCGCAGCCTGTCACGGCACCGGCGGTCAGGGCGTATTGTCCGTGAACCCGGACGGCTCTTATCCGAACCTGACCGATAACAACTGGATCCATGGCGACAGCTACGAAAAGATCGTCTCGGACATCACCAATGGTATTCATGGCAACATGCCGGCTTTCGGTGCGCTGTTCAAGGGCGAGAAACTGAATGATCTGGCCCAGTACGTTCTCAGCCTGTCGCATCAGGAAGGCGTGAATGAAGAGGCTGCTAACCGTGGCAAGGCATCGTTCGCGACCTGCGCCGGCTGTCACGGTGCCAATGGCCAGGGCAACCAGATGATCGGTGCCCCGAACCTCACCGACAAGGTCTGGGACTTCGTGGACGTGCCTGGTGCCAAGACCATCGACGAAAAGGTGAAACTGGTCGAAGGCGTCATCGATCACGGTCTCCAGCATCAGATGCCTAAATTCGGCGATCGGCTGTCACCGGAACAAATTCGGTTGCTGGCTGTCTATGTGCGTCAATTAGGCGGCAGTTAA
- a CDS encoding cbb3-type cytochrome oxidase subunit 3 yields the protein MISDFFNWIGRPEIAKPIELVLLFTIFVIVVLYAYASRKRGQRLETYKDIPFLDDHEHIPTDANQEQVKKNESDARK from the coding sequence TTGATCAGTGATTTTTTTAACTGGATTGGTCGTCCCGAAATTGCCAAACCGATCGAGCTGGTACTGCTGTTTACGATCTTCGTGATCGTCGTGCTCTACGCCTACGCCAGCCGAAAGCGGGGCCAGCGACTGGAAACCTACAAAGATATTCCGTTCCTGGATGACCACGAACATATCCCTACCGATGCAAATCAAGAGCAGGTAAAGAAAAATGAGTCAGACGCCAGAAAATAA
- the ccoO gene encoding cytochrome-c oxidase, cbb3-type subunit II, translating into MKHESIEINSALLIVLTLVVISIGGLVEIVPLFHIKGTVEKVEGVHPYTPLEQLGRDIYIAEGCYLCHSQMIRPFRDEMLRYGHYSLAAESQYDHPFQWGSKRTGPDLARVGGKYSNEWMTQHLIHPQSLVPESIMPSYPWLMQPLNYSDIANRMKALRDVGVPYSETQAEYDANVKKFGKDLADQFHIPNAIKSVKAEAASQNWDGNPKEITKMDALVSYLQVLGTMVDFSKYNQGYFSKFR; encoded by the coding sequence ATGAAACACGAAAGTATCGAAATTAACTCCGCCCTGCTGATCGTCCTCACCCTGGTGGTGATCAGCATCGGTGGTCTGGTTGAGATCGTGCCCCTGTTCCACATCAAGGGTACGGTGGAAAAGGTCGAGGGTGTGCATCCCTACACCCCGCTCGAGCAGTTGGGTCGGGATATCTACATCGCCGAAGGGTGCTACCTGTGCCATTCGCAGATGATTCGCCCCTTCCGGGATGAAATGCTGCGTTATGGTCACTACTCGCTGGCGGCGGAGTCTCAGTATGACCATCCCTTCCAGTGGGGTTCCAAGCGGACTGGTCCGGATCTGGCGCGTGTCGGTGGTAAATACTCCAACGAATGGATGACCCAGCACCTGATCCATCCCCAATCTCTGGTGCCGGAATCCATCATGCCGTCCTATCCGTGGTTGATGCAGCCGCTGAATTACAGCGACATCGCTAACCGCATGAAGGCACTGCGCGATGTGGGTGTTCCGTATTCCGAGACGCAGGCCGAGTACGATGCCAACGTCAAGAAATTCGGCAAGGATCTGGCAGACCAGTTCCATATTCCGAACGCCATCAAATCCGTCAAGGCAGAAGCCGCTTCGCAGAACTGGGATGGCAACCCCAAGGAAATCACCAAAATGGACGCGCTCGTCTCTTATCTGCAAGTGCTCGGTACCATGGTGGACTTTTCCAAGTACAACCAGGGTTATTTCTCCAAATTCAGGTAA
- the ccoN gene encoding cytochrome-c oxidase, cbb3-type subunit I: MSANTVAGTADQYNYDIVKKFAIMAMVWALLGMSAGLYIASELAWPVLNFDIAEITFGRLRPVHTSLVIFGFGGSALFATSYYIVQRTCQTRLWGGKWLPEFTFWGWQLSIGIGVILYMMGYTQGREYAEFVWPVDLGILVTWVAYALVFTMTIRNRSQPHIYVALWFYMAFILATALLHIFNNLAVPVAWNSLDSYSLFSGVQDAMTQWWYGHNAVGFFLTAAFLGMMYYFVPKQAGRPIYSYRLSIVHFWALSFLYMWVGAHHLHWTALPDWVSTLAATFSILLLLPSWGGMINGIMTLSGAWEKLRTDPIMLFLITALAFYGMSTFEGPMMSLKSVNALSHYTDWTIGHVHSGALGWVAMITIGSFYHMVPRLWGVKLYSTKLVFTHFWIATIGIVLYIVAMWVSGIGQGLMLRAFDQYGNLAYTFVETVTFMHIPYVVRALGGALFLFGMLLMTYNLYMTVWGARRESVEVQDQSAVAVART; this comes from the coding sequence ATGTCTGCGAACACGGTAGCCGGTACGGCGGACCAGTACAATTACGATATTGTCAAGAAATTTGCCATCATGGCCATGGTTTGGGCGCTGCTCGGTATGAGTGCTGGACTCTATATCGCAAGCGAACTTGCATGGCCGGTGCTGAATTTCGATATCGCGGAAATCACCTTCGGCCGGTTGCGTCCCGTGCATACCAGTCTGGTGATTTTCGGTTTCGGTGGTAGCGCATTGTTCGCTACGTCCTACTACATCGTGCAGCGCACCTGCCAGACCCGGCTCTGGGGGGGCAAGTGGCTGCCCGAATTCACCTTCTGGGGCTGGCAGCTGAGCATCGGTATCGGCGTGATCCTGTACATGATGGGGTATACCCAGGGTCGTGAATACGCGGAATTCGTCTGGCCCGTGGATCTGGGTATTCTGGTGACCTGGGTTGCTTATGCACTGGTCTTCACCATGACCATCCGCAACCGCAGCCAGCCGCACATCTATGTGGCGCTGTGGTTCTACATGGCCTTCATTCTGGCGACGGCCCTTCTGCATATCTTCAACAATCTGGCGGTGCCGGTGGCATGGAACAGTCTGGATTCGTACAGCCTGTTCTCCGGCGTGCAGGATGCGATGACCCAGTGGTGGTACGGTCACAACGCCGTCGGCTTCTTCCTGACCGCGGCTTTCCTCGGCATGATGTACTACTTCGTCCCGAAGCAGGCCGGTCGTCCGATCTACTCCTATCGTCTGTCCATCGTGCACTTCTGGGCGTTGTCTTTCCTGTACATGTGGGTCGGTGCGCACCACCTCCACTGGACTGCGCTGCCGGACTGGGTGAGCACGCTGGCCGCAACCTTCTCGATCCTCCTGCTCCTGCCGTCCTGGGGTGGCATGATCAACGGCATCATGACGCTGTCCGGTGCCTGGGAGAAGCTGCGTACCGATCCGATCATGCTGTTCCTGATCACCGCATTGGCGTTCTACGGCATGTCGACCTTCGAAGGTCCGATGATGTCCCTGAAGTCGGTTAACGCACTGTCTCACTACACGGACTGGACCATCGGTCACGTACACTCCGGCGCGCTGGGCTGGGTGGCCATGATCACGATCGGTTCGTTCTATCACATGGTTCCGCGTCTGTGGGGCGTCAAGCTGTACTCAACCAAACTCGTGTTCACCCACTTCTGGATCGCGACCATCGGTATCGTCCTGTATATCGTGGCCATGTGGGTCTCCGGTATCGGCCAAGGTCTGATGCTGCGTGCCTTCGATCAGTACGGCAACCTCGCCTACACCTTCGTTGAGACGGTCACTTTCATGCACATTCCGTATGTGGTCCGTGCCCTGGGCGGTGCGCTGTTCCTCTTCGGCATGTTGCTGATGACCTACAACCTGTACATGACCGTATGGGGTGCCCGTCGCGAATCCGTCGAAGTTCAAGATCAATCGGCCGTTGCTGTGGCACGAACCTGA
- the bioC gene encoding malonyl-ACP O-methyltransferase BioC, whose amino-acid sequence MFDYAQVRARFNRAHRSYDQYAVVQQEAGRRLAARFDWLKLAPTRILDLGAGTGQMTRALQARYPKAAVFALDLAEEMLETLPKSGRWIKRKRAVCADMHHLPFATGSFDIVISNFAIQWSHDLGLLLAEIARVLAPGGVLSFTTLGPESLRECRRAWAAVDGGSHIHGFLDMHDVGDAMVRACLADPVLDQEQLILHYPDAMTLLRELRGVGVGNTLFDRSSGLTGRHKWQAFLAALEAEKTGAGIPLTYEVVYGLAWGSGISPMSEEPRKIP is encoded by the coding sequence ATGTTCGATTACGCTCAGGTCCGCGCCCGGTTCAATCGGGCACATCGCAGTTACGATCAGTATGCCGTCGTGCAGCAGGAGGCCGGTCGGCGGCTGGCCGCCCGATTCGACTGGCTGAAACTGGCCCCCACGCGGATTCTGGATCTCGGCGCCGGTACCGGTCAGATGACCCGCGCTCTTCAGGCCAGGTATCCAAAGGCTGCCGTGTTTGCGCTGGATTTGGCGGAGGAGATGTTGGAGACCCTGCCCAAGTCCGGTCGCTGGATCAAGCGGAAGCGGGCTGTCTGCGCGGACATGCACCATCTGCCTTTTGCAACGGGAAGTTTCGATATCGTCATCTCCAACTTCGCCATACAATGGAGTCACGACCTGGGGCTCCTGCTGGCGGAAATCGCGCGGGTGCTGGCGCCGGGCGGGGTGCTTTCATTCACCACACTGGGGCCTGAAAGTCTTCGCGAATGTCGGCGGGCTTGGGCGGCTGTCGATGGGGGGAGTCATATCCATGGTTTCCTCGACATGCATGATGTGGGCGATGCCATGGTTCGTGCCTGTCTGGCGGATCCGGTATTGGATCAGGAGCAATTGATCCTGCATTATCCGGATGCGATGACCTTGTTACGCGAATTGCGGGGGGTCGGTGTGGGAAATACCCTGTTCGATCGTTCGTCCGGGTTGACCGGGCGTCACAAATGGCAGGCATTCCTTGCGGCCTTGGAGGCGGAGAAGACAGGGGCGGGTATTCCGTTGACGTACGAGGTGGTTTACGGTCTTGCCTGGGGCTCTGGCATATCCCCGATGAGCGAGGAGCCTCGAAAAATCCCATGA
- a CDS encoding alpha/beta hydrolase family protein — translation MTDFLKAAPEAPDWVVLVSGWSFGSDMWQPVRDALVVRGIPPERILCVDWYALGCWLFDAGAPCPVPPSALGGTSVWCGWSLGGSLALEAMGQGAIVPRKLIVLSTTPRHLSEDDVWPGLSVALWRNLRRAVRRDLDAALAEFDAWAGVVGKPLVRNVNPDALLAGLDWLARIDRRAMLAVPPAPICWIYGSDDPLVPDADWPRRLAVGAANHYEIVPGARHDIPWTQTARVVSEII, via the coding sequence ATGACAGATTTCTTGAAGGCGGCGCCAGAAGCGCCGGATTGGGTGGTTCTGGTGTCGGGCTGGTCGTTCGGCTCGGACATGTGGCAGCCGGTGCGGGATGCACTCGTGGTACGCGGGATTCCGCCCGAGCGAATTCTCTGTGTCGATTGGTATGCGCTGGGGTGCTGGCTTTTTGACGCGGGGGCGCCCTGTCCGGTGCCGCCGTCAGCGCTCGGCGGTACGTCGGTCTGGTGCGGATGGTCGTTGGGCGGCAGCCTGGCGCTGGAAGCGATGGGGCAGGGGGCCATCGTCCCCAGGAAGTTGATCGTGCTTTCCACGACTCCGCGACATTTGTCGGAGGATGATGTGTGGCCAGGACTTTCCGTGGCACTTTGGCGGAACTTGCGACGCGCCGTGCGGCGCGATTTAGATGCGGCGCTGGCAGAGTTCGATGCCTGGGCTGGCGTTGTCGGTAAGCCGCTAGTGCGTAACGTCAATCCCGATGCGTTACTTGCCGGGCTCGATTGGCTGGCTCGTATCGACCGACGTGCCATGTTGGCGGTTCCTCCGGCGCCGATTTGCTGGATTTACGGCAGTGACGATCCGTTGGTTCCCGACGCGGACTGGCCGCGACGATTGGCCGTGGGCGCCGCGAATCACTACGAGATCGTTCCCGGCGCCCGTCATGATATTCCTTGGACACAAACGGCACGCGTGGTGTCGGAAATCATTTGA
- the plsY gene encoding glycerol-3-phosphate 1-O-acyltransferase PlsY, with protein sequence MHFSSWPSLIGIAVASYLIGSIASAVIVARIFKLPDPRQAGSGNPGATNVLRLGGKKAAIFTLLGDLGKGLAPVLLLRALGAPDEALAVAALFAFIGHLFPIFFGFKGGKGVATAAGALLGLNPIIGGLAVGTWLLVAKITRYSSAAAIAAAIMAALTSVYFGSPPILLAINLMSIALIYRHRQNIRRLLRGEEPRIGQKSHAKSHAKSHAKSHAKSHAKSNAPASPTSSQEASGQEESSQ encoded by the coding sequence GTGCATTTTTCATCTTGGCCCAGCCTCATCGGCATTGCCGTCGCCAGCTACCTGATTGGCTCCATCGCCTCGGCCGTCATTGTTGCACGAATCTTCAAACTCCCCGATCCGCGACAGGCCGGCTCCGGCAACCCCGGCGCAACCAACGTACTGCGTCTGGGTGGCAAGAAAGCGGCCATCTTCACGTTGCTGGGCGACTTGGGCAAAGGTTTGGCTCCCGTCCTGCTGCTCCGCGCACTCGGCGCCCCCGACGAAGCGCTGGCCGTCGCCGCCCTGTTTGCCTTCATCGGACATCTCTTTCCGATATTTTTCGGCTTCAAAGGCGGGAAAGGCGTGGCCACGGCTGCCGGCGCCCTGCTTGGCCTCAACCCGATCATCGGCGGGCTCGCAGTGGGGACGTGGCTCCTCGTCGCCAAAATCACCCGCTACTCATCAGCAGCAGCCATCGCTGCAGCGATCATGGCGGCCCTGACCTCCGTTTATTTCGGCAGCCCGCCCATCCTGTTGGCCATCAACCTGATGTCCATTGCCCTGATCTACCGCCACCGCCAGAACATTCGCCGGTTGCTCCGTGGCGAGGAACCCCGCATTGGCCAGAAATCCCACGCGAAATCCCACGCGAAATCCCACGCGAAATCCCACGCGAAATCCCACGCGAAATCCAACGCGCCCGCCAGCCCCACATCGAGCCAGGAAGCGTCCGGCCAGGAAGAATCCAGCCAGTAA
- the tsaD gene encoding tRNA (adenosine(37)-N6)-threonylcarbamoyltransferase complex transferase subunit TsaD, whose translation MRVLGVETSCDETAIAIYDTEAGLLTNRIHSQTDVHACYGGVVPELAARDHVRKLPLLFAAAMAESGLSRDMIDGVGYTAGPGLQGALMTGAAFAKGLARALGRPALGVHHLEGHLLASLLEIPAPTFPFLAMLVSGGHTQLIAVAGVGDYVLLGESIDDAVGEAFDKSAKLMGLGYPGGAALSRLAQQGRRDAIHFPRPMVDRPGLTFSFSGLKTAVANAVAAGSDHADVAASFEQAVIDTLVIKIRRALDQTGYDRLVLAGGVAANRPLRERLRQVMAERGGAVFYPAPELCTDNAAMIALVAALRLEAGESDAAAGFSVRARWPLSELRPLHEAPVAS comes from the coding sequence ATGCGTGTATTGGGTGTTGAAACATCCTGTGATGAGACGGCGATCGCCATCTACGATACCGAAGCCGGGTTGCTGACCAATCGGATTCACTCGCAGACCGATGTCCATGCCTGCTACGGCGGCGTCGTGCCCGAGCTCGCGGCGCGGGACCACGTCCGCAAGCTCCCGCTGCTGTTTGCGGCCGCGATGGCAGAGTCGGGTCTGTCCCGCGACATGATCGACGGGGTCGGCTATACGGCCGGGCCGGGGCTTCAGGGCGCCCTGATGACCGGTGCGGCTTTCGCCAAGGGCTTGGCGCGGGCGCTCGGTCGTCCCGCCTTGGGGGTGCACCACCTCGAAGGGCATCTGCTGGCCTCCCTGCTGGAGATACCGGCCCCCACTTTCCCGTTTTTGGCGATGCTGGTTTCCGGCGGTCATACGCAATTGATCGCGGTGGCTGGCGTTGGGGACTATGTCCTGTTGGGCGAGAGTATCGATGATGCCGTCGGGGAGGCCTTCGACAAGTCGGCCAAGTTGATGGGATTGGGTTATCCCGGCGGTGCTGCGCTCTCGCGTCTGGCTCAGCAGGGGCGCCGGGATGCGATTCATTTTCCTCGTCCCATGGTTGACCGACCGGGTTTGACATTCAGTTTCAGTGGGTTGAAAACTGCCGTGGCGAATGCCGTCGCCGCTGGGTCGGATCATGCGGACGTGGCTGCGTCGTTCGAACAGGCCGTTATCGATACGCTGGTGATCAAGATTCGTCGGGCCCTGGACCAGACGGGCTATGACCGACTGGTGCTGGCTGGCGGCGTGGCTGCGAACCGGCCACTCCGCGAACGGCTTCGGCAAGTCATGGCGGAGCGCGGCGGCGCCGTGTTCTATCCGGCCCCGGAATTATGTACGGACAATGCCGCGATGATCGCGCTGGTGGCGGCATTGCGCCTGGAGGCCGGGGAGTCGGATGCCGCGGCTGGATTCTCCGTGCGGGCACGCTGGCCCTTATCCGAATTGCGCCCACTGCATGAGGCCCCAGTCGCCTCTTGA
- a CDS encoding TlpA family protein disulfide reductase: protein MIKKILVAVALILVAFRAEAGFTLPYGTQGNELDVTVIGEKNTQGPLVLWFSNQYGETIGEVALAHALARRGATVWMVDLLNSLLLPRSNNSVRDLNGHGVRALIEAGVKTGRPVALFGLDRMAVPILRGLRLWQSEAKDVHAVTGAILLFPNLYRGTPVAGQEPSFLGIVSATNMPVMVLEPQYGVNRNRLGSLLDTLQAAGSPTYGWIIPDVRDYFPLHLKTPQNDTLKNLSGLMKPQEARAMQELPDQMLRSIKMLADAPHPNGVLPVDEALEKPIEQQFGLIKVAPKKAPNFALPDLSGQVRRLDGGSAADHSAVTIVNFWATWCPHCIEEIPSLNDLSKQYPPNKLRVLSINFKESHDHVADFMKKFDVSFPVLIDRQGDVAAQWGAFAFPSSFIVDNQGRIRYSVNAAIDWTTPKVKAIIDQLIQEEASGKSP from the coding sequence ATGATCAAGAAAATTCTGGTGGCGGTCGCGTTGATTCTGGTGGCTTTCCGTGCAGAAGCGGGCTTTACCCTGCCGTACGGGACCCAGGGCAACGAACTCGACGTGACGGTCATCGGGGAAAAGAATACCCAGGGCCCATTGGTGTTGTGGTTCAGCAACCAGTATGGGGAGACGATCGGCGAAGTCGCCCTCGCGCACGCTCTGGCACGCCGCGGTGCTACCGTCTGGATGGTCGACCTGCTCAACTCGCTGTTGTTGCCGCGTTCGAACAATTCGGTTCGGGATTTGAACGGGCACGGCGTCAGAGCCTTGATCGAAGCCGGGGTCAAGACCGGCCGCCCCGTGGCCCTGTTCGGACTCGACCGCATGGCGGTGCCGATTTTGCGGGGACTGCGCCTGTGGCAATCCGAGGCGAAGGATGTCCATGCCGTGACCGGAGCCATCCTGCTCTTCCCGAACCTCTATCGAGGGACACCTGTGGCCGGGCAGGAGCCGAGCTTTCTCGGTATCGTGTCTGCGACGAACATGCCCGTCATGGTTCTCGAGCCGCAGTACGGTGTAAACCGCAACCGTCTCGGATCGTTGCTCGATACCCTGCAGGCTGCTGGCAGCCCGACCTATGGCTGGATCATTCCCGACGTGCGCGACTATTTCCCGCTGCACCTCAAGACACCTCAGAACGATACGCTCAAGAATCTGTCGGGCCTGATGAAACCCCAGGAAGCCCGGGCCATGCAGGAATTGCCTGACCAGATGCTCCGCAGTATCAAAATGCTGGCCGATGCCCCGCATCCGAATGGGGTGCTGCCCGTTGACGAGGCACTGGAAAAACCGATCGAACAGCAATTCGGCCTGATCAAGGTTGCCCCCAAAAAAGCCCCCAATTTCGCCCTGCCGGACCTGAGCGGGCAGGTTCGGCGCCTGGATGGCGGTTCTGCTGCCGATCACTCCGCGGTGACGATCGTCAATTTCTGGGCAACCTGGTGTCCGCACTGCATCGAGGAGATTCCGTCGTTGAACGACCTGTCCAAGCAATATCCGCCCAACAAGTTGCGGGTACTGTCGATCAACTTCAAGGAATCCCATGACCATGTGGCGGACTTCATGAAGAAGTTCGACGTATCGTTCCCGGTACTGATCGATCGGCAGGGCGATGTGGCCGCCCAGTGGGGGGCCTTCGCCTTCCCCAGCTCCTTTATCGTCGATAACCAGGGGCGGATCCGTTACTCCGTAAATGCTGCGATCGACTGGACGACGCCAAAGGTGAAAGCCATCATCGACCAGCTGATTCAGGAGGAGGCATCGGGAAAATCGCCGTAA
- a CDS encoding phosphoribosylaminoimidazolesuccinocarboxamide synthase — MLPTPNALLESNLSQLTLLHRGKVRDLYAIDAQRLLIVTTDRISAFDVILPTPIPDKGRVLTAISRFWFDRTKNIVPNQLLDDQLLEAIVPDPTERAQLQGRSLVTRRLKALPIEAVVRGYLIGSGYKDYLATGAVCGIRLPAGLPLAAKLPEPIFTPATKAAVGDHDENIDFDATVALLGQALAEQVRDTAIRLYREAADYALERGIIIADTKFEFGLDDQGTLYLIDEALTPDSSRFWPVDQYRVGISPPSYDKQFIRDWLETLDWNKTAPGPAIPEDIVDQTRARYLEAYHRLTGNTALA; from the coding sequence ATGTTACCAACACCCAACGCCCTCCTGGAGTCGAATCTCAGTCAACTGACCTTGCTGCATCGGGGCAAGGTTCGCGACCTGTATGCAATCGATGCGCAGCGATTACTGATTGTCACGACGGATCGGATTTCCGCCTTCGATGTCATCCTGCCCACGCCGATTCCGGACAAGGGCCGGGTTTTGACGGCCATTTCCCGCTTTTGGTTCGATCGTACGAAAAACATTGTGCCGAACCAGCTTCTGGACGATCAGTTGCTCGAAGCCATCGTGCCGGATCCCACCGAGCGCGCCCAGCTACAAGGGCGCAGTCTGGTGACGCGCCGACTCAAGGCGCTACCGATCGAAGCCGTTGTTCGCGGTTACCTGATCGGCAGCGGCTACAAGGACTACCTTGCCACTGGTGCCGTCTGCGGCATCCGGCTACCGGCTGGCCTCCCATTGGCCGCCAAGCTCCCGGAACCGATCTTCACGCCGGCGACGAAAGCGGCCGTGGGCGACCACGACGAAAATATCGATTTCGACGCCACCGTCGCCCTGCTCGGGCAAGCACTCGCCGAGCAGGTACGGGACACGGCGATCCGCCTGTACCGGGAGGCGGCGGATTATGCGCTCGAACGCGGCATCATCATCGCCGACACCAAGTTCGAATTCGGACTCGACGATCAGGGAACGCTGTACCTCATCGACGAAGCGCTCACGCCGGATTCCTCGCGCTTCTGGCCTGTCGATCAGTATCGGGTCGGCATCAGCCCGCCTTCCTACGACAAGCAATTCATCCGCGATTGGTTGGAAACCCTCGACTGGAACAAGACAGCGCCCGGCCCGGCCATCCCGGAGGACATCGTGGACCAGACCCGGGCCCGCTATCTGGAGGCCTACCACCGGCTGACGGGAAACACCGCCCTGGCATGA
- the bioD gene encoding dethiobiotin synthase: MADTHATGWVMLGTDTGVGKTFIGCQIIEALRAAGHRVRARKPIETGCANQEGTYIPADATALWNAAGRSESLETVCPLRFLAPLAAPEAARHEGRRLEFAHDIAPLLPAPNDTRQPNDALWLIESAGGLMSPLTEDALGLALASHTRLPVILVAPDRLGTLSGLFASMEALDRRGIPIAAVILNRRPEDRSTQNDSSPDNLMHIRHWLPQIVTRMPHPAVLSHDQRFSTPVVPVLLGPVHTKSKPTT, from the coding sequence ATGGCAGACACGCATGCCACCGGCTGGGTCATGCTCGGCACCGACACCGGCGTCGGAAAAACCTTCATCGGCTGCCAGATTATCGAAGCCCTCCGTGCGGCCGGTCACCGCGTACGCGCCCGAAAGCCGATAGAAACCGGTTGCGCCAATCAGGAAGGGACGTACATTCCAGCCGACGCAACCGCCCTCTGGAACGCGGCCGGACGGAGCGAATCGCTGGAAACCGTTTGCCCATTGCGCTTCCTCGCCCCCCTTGCCGCCCCCGAAGCGGCCCGGCACGAAGGCCGACGTCTCGAGTTCGCCCATGATATCGCGCCGCTGCTCCCCGCCCCGAACGACACCCGTCAGCCCAACGACGCCCTGTGGCTCATCGAGAGCGCGGGCGGCCTGATGTCTCCGCTCACCGAAGACGCCCTGGGGCTGGCGCTGGCAAGCCACACCCGACTGCCGGTCATTCTGGTGGCTCCGGATCGTCTCGGCACGCTCAGCGGCCTGTTTGCCAGTATGGAAGCACTGGATCGCCGGGGCATCCCGATTGCCGCAGTCATACTCAACCGGAGACCCGAAGACCGCAGTACGCAGAACGATTCATCGCCGGACAACCTCATGCATATTCGACACTGGTTGCCGCAGATAGTTACCCGGATGCCGCATCCTGCCGTCCTGAGCCACGACCAGAGATTCTCGACACCGGTCGTTCCGGTACTGCTAGGGCCTGTTCACACTAAATCCAAACCAACGACGTAG